One genomic window of Polyangium aurulentum includes the following:
- a CDS encoding GNAT family N-acetyltransferase gives MRGELRERPALASDYDRFARLFPELGTGDPVPGRARWEEEMRPSTIFLERDGEIVAYGYTQALHGTGYVRHVIVAPGERGKGVGRVLMRALGRQLAAAGCTRWCLNVKPDNEPGIRLYSACGMRVAYASTAFRLKWDVLERLPREAEAPSVHSVEPGDDAEIEATFDLPTGQIADVRARGGRVLMRLATSEGLGGFASFDPRFPGAFPFRVVRPSLAVHLLEAMRLHTPPEHDHTSCVAEDAPALRDALVAAGAEVRFEMFHMKGPIPAELVP, from the coding sequence ATGCGCGGCGAGCTTCGCGAGCGGCCTGCCCTGGCCTCCGATTACGATCGATTCGCCCGCCTCTTCCCCGAGCTCGGCACTGGCGACCCCGTCCCGGGCCGCGCTCGGTGGGAAGAGGAGATGCGGCCCTCCACGATCTTCCTCGAGCGAGACGGTGAGATCGTCGCCTACGGCTACACGCAGGCGCTCCACGGCACAGGCTACGTGCGCCACGTCATCGTGGCGCCAGGCGAGCGAGGCAAAGGCGTCGGACGCGTGCTCATGCGCGCGCTCGGCAGGCAGCTCGCGGCGGCGGGATGCACGCGCTGGTGCCTGAACGTCAAACCCGACAACGAGCCGGGCATCCGGCTCTACAGCGCGTGCGGCATGCGCGTCGCCTACGCGTCGACGGCGTTTCGCTTGAAGTGGGACGTGCTCGAGCGCTTGCCCCGCGAGGCCGAGGCGCCGAGCGTGCACAGCGTCGAGCCTGGGGACGACGCGGAGATCGAGGCGACCTTCGATCTACCCACGGGCCAGATCGCCGACGTGCGCGCGCGCGGCGGCCGGGTGCTCATGCGCCTCGCGACGAGCGAGGGCCTCGGCGGCTTCGCGTCCTTCGATCCGCGCTTCCCGGGGGCGTTTCCGTTCCGCGTCGTGCGCCCGAGCCTCGCCGTGCACCTGCTCGAGGCCATGCGCTTGCACACGCCACCCGAGCACGACCACACGAGCTGCGTGGCGGAGGATGCCCCGGCCCTGCGCGACGCGCTCGTCGCGGCAGGG
- the tsaD gene encoding tRNA (adenosine(37)-N6)-threonylcarbamoyltransferase complex transferase subunit TsaD produces the protein MRVLGIETSCDETAAAVVTETGQVLSDVVKSQIALHAPYGGVVPEIASRDHARAVVPVIREALAGAGMGPDDVDGVAVTVRPGLLGALLVGLSAAKGLAWSTGKPLVGVDHLVGHLLAVFLQRGAEPGAVPEYPFVALLASGGHTALYRVDGPSIGAIRELGATRDDAAGEAFDKVAKLLGLGYPGGPVVDRLAAGGHAERAREALPRPMAGKTSLEFSFSGVKSAVARHVAGLGRPPEGEALADLCAAFQSTVVETLVEKTARAAREEGLTRVVLAGGVAANRGLRARMGEVCKKRGLSLFVPPIASCTDNAAMIAYVGAQRLVSGEVDGMDLSPSTKTALPRITKKGGGPR, from the coding sequence ATGCGGGTTCTAGGGATCGAGACGTCGTGCGACGAGACGGCGGCCGCCGTGGTGACGGAGACGGGCCAGGTCTTGTCGGACGTGGTGAAAAGCCAGATCGCATTGCATGCGCCCTATGGCGGCGTCGTGCCGGAGATCGCCTCGCGCGATCACGCGCGCGCCGTGGTGCCCGTGATCCGCGAGGCGCTGGCGGGGGCGGGGATGGGCCCGGACGACGTCGATGGCGTCGCGGTGACCGTGCGGCCGGGGCTGCTCGGGGCGCTGCTCGTGGGCCTGTCGGCGGCGAAGGGGCTGGCGTGGTCGACGGGAAAGCCGCTCGTCGGCGTGGATCACCTGGTGGGGCATCTGCTCGCGGTCTTCTTGCAGCGCGGGGCCGAGCCGGGGGCGGTGCCCGAATATCCATTCGTCGCGCTGCTCGCCTCGGGCGGGCACACGGCGCTCTACCGGGTGGATGGGCCGAGCATCGGGGCCATTCGCGAGCTGGGCGCGACGCGGGACGACGCGGCGGGCGAGGCGTTCGACAAGGTGGCGAAGCTGCTCGGGCTCGGATATCCGGGCGGCCCCGTGGTGGACAGGCTCGCGGCCGGGGGGCACGCGGAGCGGGCGCGGGAGGCATTGCCGCGGCCGATGGCGGGGAAGACGAGCCTCGAATTCAGCTTTTCGGGGGTGAAGAGCGCGGTGGCCAGGCACGTGGCGGGGCTCGGCCGGCCTCCCGAGGGCGAGGCGCTCGCGGATCTCTGCGCGGCGTTTCAATCGACGGTGGTGGAGACGCTCGTGGAGAAGACGGCGCGCGCGGCGCGAGAGGAGGGGCTCACGCGCGTGGTCCTCGCGGGCGGCGTGGCGGCGAACCGGGGCTTGCGCGCGCGCATGGGCGAGGTGTGCAAGAAGAGGGGCCTCTCCTTGTTCGTCCCGCCAATCGCGAGCTGCACCGACAACGCCGCGATGATCGCCTACGTGGGCGCGCAGCGGCTCGTTTCGGGGGAGGTCGACGGCATGGATCTGTCACCGTCGACGAAGACGGCGCTGCCGCGGATCACGAAAAAGGGCGGCGGGCCGAGGTAG
- a CDS encoding MFS transporter produces MSGWPRPIYGRGPRGNRKATQAMRRSPLLPIFLTVFVDVLGLTLILPLLPYYAKDYGGTDVVAGALMAVYAACMFVSGPVLGRLSDRFGRKPILLVSQLGTLAGWLILAGSTSLQMLFLGRIIAGLTAGNLSIAQAYISDVTKPNEERTQAFGFFGIAFGTGFLLGPWISGLLTAFAKGHHDLMARYQIVEGVPEKLYKYQLPSLTAAALSLCAILLTIFVLPARKPSAGGSAARRSFAFKQFLSRPAPRKRLTEFFLFSLSFSALTGGLSLYLQHRFGFDAEHAGYIFGLSGLIGAVVQGGPLRKLARRFGEERLAMIGLGAMAIGNGLLGFAYSLSFLLVLVVIGAFGAAVVRPSITTLVTRTVSPPEQGSVLGVSQSLGSLAQIAGPLVASWLIGREHLGIYGAFCGGFSLLGLFTLLQRPEPPASVEIASADEPPAPMREAPRASA; encoded by the coding sequence GTGTCAGGATGGCCCCGACCGATCTACGGCCGAGGGCCGAGGGGAAATCGGAAGGCTACACAAGCGATGCGTCGATCACCGCTACTGCCCATCTTCCTGACGGTCTTCGTCGACGTCCTCGGGCTGACGCTGATCCTGCCGCTCCTGCCGTACTACGCGAAGGACTACGGCGGGACCGATGTCGTCGCAGGCGCCCTCATGGCGGTCTACGCGGCGTGCATGTTCGTCTCCGGCCCCGTGCTCGGCCGGCTCTCCGACCGGTTCGGCAGAAAGCCCATCCTGCTGGTCAGCCAGCTCGGCACGCTCGCGGGCTGGCTCATCCTGGCCGGCTCGACCAGCCTCCAGATGCTCTTCCTCGGCCGCATCATCGCCGGCCTCACCGCGGGCAACCTGAGCATCGCGCAGGCGTACATCTCCGACGTCACCAAGCCGAACGAGGAGCGCACGCAGGCGTTCGGGTTCTTCGGCATCGCCTTCGGCACGGGCTTCCTGCTCGGCCCCTGGATCTCGGGCCTGCTCACCGCCTTCGCGAAGGGCCACCACGATCTGATGGCCAGATACCAGATCGTCGAGGGCGTGCCCGAGAAGCTCTACAAGTACCAGCTCCCCTCGCTCACCGCGGCCGCGCTCTCGCTCTGCGCCATCCTGCTCACCATCTTCGTCCTGCCCGCGCGCAAGCCCTCGGCGGGCGGCTCGGCCGCGCGGCGCTCGTTCGCCTTCAAGCAGTTCCTCTCGCGCCCCGCCCCGCGCAAGCGCCTCACCGAGTTCTTCCTGTTCAGCCTCTCGTTCTCGGCGCTCACGGGCGGCCTGTCGCTCTACCTCCAGCACCGCTTCGGCTTCGACGCCGAGCACGCAGGCTACATCTTCGGCCTGTCCGGGCTCATCGGCGCCGTCGTGCAGGGCGGGCCGCTGCGCAAGCTCGCCCGGAGGTTCGGCGAGGAGCGGCTCGCGATGATCGGCCTCGGCGCGATGGCGATCGGCAACGGCCTGCTCGGCTTCGCCTACAGCCTGTCGTTCCTGCTCGTGCTGGTCGTCATCGGCGCCTTCGGCGCGGCGGTCGTGCGGCCGAGCATCACCACGCTGGTCACGAGGACCGTGAGCCCGCCCGAGCAGGGCTCGGTGCTCGGCGTCAGCCAGTCGCTCGGCAGCCTCGCGCAGATCGCCGGCCCGCTCGTCGCGAGCTGGCTCATCGGCCGCGAGCACCTGGGCATCTACGGCGCCTTCTGCGGCGGCTTCTCGCTGCTCGGCCTGTTCACGCTGCTGCAGCGCCCCGAGCCCCCGGCCTCCGTCGAGATCGCCTCCGCCGACGAGCCCCCCGCCCCCATGCGGGAAGCGCCGAGAGCTAGCGCGTAG
- a CDS encoding superoxide dismutase family protein, with the protein MRKLDALLFSSLLLSSLIVLPACGDDGNTGGTAGSGGTGATGGMGGTGGAGGGMGGAGGMGGGMMAHANIEPQSGSGVSGTAMFTMANGMVTLTVNIEGATPGEHAVHIHDMPDCSMNGDAAMGHWNPTNAMHGKWGGNAFHLGDIGNITVDASGKGTLTLTTNLWTVGDGAMGTDVTKHAFMVHADPDDFMTQPTGNAGARIGCGVITMQ; encoded by the coding sequence ATGAGAAAGCTCGACGCATTGCTCTTTTCGTCCCTGCTGCTCTCCAGCCTGATCGTCCTGCCCGCGTGTGGCGATGACGGCAATACGGGCGGCACGGCCGGCAGCGGCGGCACCGGGGCCACGGGCGGGATGGGCGGCACCGGCGGCGCGGGCGGTGGAATGGGCGGCGCCGGCGGAATGGGCGGCGGCATGATGGCGCACGCCAATATCGAGCCACAGAGCGGCAGCGGCGTCTCGGGCACGGCGATGTTCACGATGGCGAATGGGATGGTCACCCTCACGGTGAACATCGAGGGCGCCACGCCCGGCGAGCACGCGGTCCACATCCACGACATGCCGGATTGCTCGATGAACGGCGACGCGGCCATGGGGCACTGGAACCCCACGAATGCCATGCACGGCAAGTGGGGCGGGAACGCGTTCCACCTGGGCGACATCGGCAACATCACCGTCGACGCGAGCGGCAAGGGCACGCTCACGCTGACCACGAATCTGTGGACCGTGGGCGACGGCGCGATGGGGACCGACGTCACGAAGCACGCCTTCATGGTCCACGCCGATCCCGACGATTTCATGACGCAGCCCACGGGCAACGCGGGCGCGCGCATCGGCTGCGGCGTCATCACCATGCAGTGA
- a CDS encoding VOC family protein — translation MSKIDAHKPGTPSWFDLMTPDIDGAKRFYGGLFGWSFETGGPETAFYTMCRVGDRNAAGMGKQPENAPFPTVWTVYLASENVEADAARVKEHGGSVMMGPMDVMEEGRLAVCTDPTGAVFGMWQPRRHGGAQIANEHGSMTWCEVATRDASKARDFYTTVFGLEGRKMEGAGVEYYTLHKDKETAAGILQMNEQWPANLPPHWMPYFAVDDADAAVERVTELGGKVHNGPFDMPYGRMAVVSDPYGAVFTLIKPSQAAMEM, via the coding sequence ATGAGCAAGATCGACGCACACAAGCCTGGAACGCCGTCCTGGTTCGACCTGATGACGCCCGACATCGACGGGGCGAAGAGGTTCTACGGGGGGCTCTTCGGCTGGAGCTTCGAGACGGGAGGCCCCGAGACGGCGTTTTACACGATGTGTCGCGTCGGCGACCGGAACGCGGCCGGCATGGGCAAGCAGCCGGAGAATGCGCCTTTCCCGACGGTGTGGACCGTCTATCTCGCGAGCGAGAACGTCGAAGCCGACGCCGCGCGCGTCAAGGAGCACGGCGGCAGCGTGATGATGGGCCCGATGGACGTCATGGAAGAGGGCCGCCTGGCCGTGTGTACCGACCCGACGGGCGCGGTGTTCGGCATGTGGCAGCCCCGCCGCCACGGGGGCGCGCAGATCGCCAACGAGCACGGATCGATGACCTGGTGCGAGGTGGCCACGCGCGACGCGAGCAAGGCGCGCGATTTCTACACGACCGTCTTCGGGCTCGAGGGCCGCAAGATGGAAGGGGCCGGCGTCGAGTACTACACGCTGCACAAGGACAAGGAGACCGCGGCCGGCATCCTGCAGATGAACGAGCAATGGCCGGCGAATCTCCCGCCGCACTGGATGCCCTATTTCGCCGTCGACGACGCGGACGCGGCCGTCGAGCGCGTGACCGAGCTCGGTGGAAAGGTCCACAACGGCCCGTTCGATATGCCGTATGGCCGCATGGCCGTGGTGAGCGATCCGTACGGCGCGGTCTTCACGTTGATCAAGCCGTCGCAGGCCGCAATGGAGATGTGA
- a CDS encoding PAS domain S-box protein yields MDLDPRQAFIYRDFFEKSPGLHCVVGSDGRFEHVSPSWTRVTGLPREALIGQEVLDRIHPDDRAAFVAGRGAEGEVAHESRFRCADGSYRWLAWSVSFDADAGRTYGLARDIEPERRTAKDAARRLALYLERSPVAVIESTLQDGIVVWSAAAERMFGHRREEAIGKKLIDLLVPEANVACVRAAVAGLMSGEDAGGRFGVHENLTKDGRRIFCEWHNAPLVGEDGEVRGVLSLVLDVSEAMRERARADENLERYELLMRGSKNGLWDYRPANPHQPLDRETLVYMSDGILGMLGRSSEDADAPRRLGDWGRVIHPEDAQRVMAIFLEHIQKRKDYTYLEYRFVRPDGSIVWVGSTWQSQWSEDGGLLRFAGALVDLSEQRKTEAELRDKLALIERQAGAIRQLGTPILEVYEGVICLPVIGEVDDARGIQMLEATLAAIVEKKASFLILDVTGVASPDSQAVERLSFIVRAAALLGAETVITGIRAAVALGALSNGGSSTEHLRTLRSLKEGLAFCLRARTLRGPNVGGPKARPTR; encoded by the coding sequence ATGGATCTGGACCCACGCCAAGCCTTCATTTATCGGGACTTCTTCGAAAAATCGCCGGGGCTACACTGCGTCGTGGGGAGCGATGGCCGCTTCGAGCACGTGAGCCCCTCGTGGACGCGCGTCACGGGGCTGCCTCGCGAGGCGCTGATCGGGCAGGAGGTCCTCGACAGGATCCACCCGGACGATCGCGCCGCGTTCGTCGCGGGGCGGGGCGCGGAGGGGGAGGTCGCGCACGAGAGCCGCTTCCGCTGCGCGGACGGCTCTTACCGCTGGCTCGCCTGGAGCGTCTCGTTCGACGCCGACGCGGGGCGGACGTACGGGCTCGCGCGCGACATCGAGCCGGAGAGGCGCACGGCCAAGGACGCGGCGCGCAGGCTCGCGCTGTACCTCGAGCGCTCGCCCGTGGCCGTGATCGAGTCGACGCTGCAGGACGGGATCGTCGTGTGGAGCGCCGCCGCCGAGCGGATGTTCGGCCATCGGCGCGAGGAGGCGATCGGCAAGAAGCTCATCGATCTGCTCGTGCCCGAGGCGAACGTGGCCTGCGTGCGCGCGGCCGTTGCGGGGCTCATGAGCGGCGAGGATGCGGGCGGGCGGTTCGGCGTGCACGAGAACCTGACCAAGGACGGCCGGCGCATCTTCTGCGAGTGGCACAACGCGCCGCTCGTCGGGGAGGACGGCGAGGTCAGGGGCGTCCTGTCGCTCGTGCTCGACGTGAGCGAGGCGATGCGCGAGCGGGCGCGCGCGGACGAGAACCTCGAGCGCTACGAGCTGCTCATGCGCGGCTCGAAGAACGGCCTGTGGGACTACCGCCCCGCCAATCCGCATCAGCCGCTCGACCGCGAGACCCTCGTGTACATGTCCGACGGGATCCTGGGCATGCTCGGCCGCTCGTCCGAGGACGCGGACGCGCCGAGGAGGCTCGGCGACTGGGGCAGGGTGATCCACCCCGAGGACGCGCAGCGCGTGATGGCGATCTTTCTCGAGCACATCCAGAAGCGCAAGGACTACACGTACCTCGAGTATCGGTTCGTGCGCCCGGACGGCTCGATCGTGTGGGTGGGGTCGACGTGGCAGTCGCAGTGGAGCGAGGACGGCGGGCTCTTGCGCTTCGCGGGCGCGCTCGTGGACCTCAGCGAGCAGCGCAAGACCGAGGCGGAGCTGCGGGACAAGCTCGCGCTGATCGAGCGGCAGGCGGGCGCGATCCGGCAGCTCGGCACGCCGATCCTCGAGGTGTACGAGGGGGTGATCTGCCTGCCCGTGATCGGCGAGGTCGACGACGCGCGCGGGATCCAGATGCTCGAGGCGACGCTCGCGGCGATCGTGGAGAAGAAGGCGAGCTTTCTCATCCTCGACGTCACGGGGGTGGCGTCGCCGGACTCGCAGGCGGTCGAGCGGCTGTCGTTCATCGTGCGCGCCGCGGCGCTGCTCGGCGCCGAGACGGTGATCACCGGGATCCGCGCGGCGGTGGCGCTCGGGGCGCTGTCGAACGGCGGGTCGTCGACCGAGCACCTCAGGACCTTGCGCAGCCTGAAGGAGGGGCTCGCGTTCTGCCTGCGCGCGCGGACCCTTCGAGGTCCGAACGTTGGAGGACCAAAGGCCCGGCCTACGCGCTAG
- a CDS encoding DUF2383 domain-containing protein: protein MDDKVITFINDLIALDLACAAAYAVSAKACKDQEIRNKLLEFKGDHDRHVSELSEVVRDMGGEPIERIDAKGMLIEGYTMLSSQEDRTAVLAMKGNEELSNNAYASALQANLPNEIREMVMRNFEDERRHMTWLRGAVIVRGWDVEQPEIRQLAEQVRKAA from the coding sequence ATGGACGATAAGGTGATCACTTTCATCAACGATCTCATCGCACTCGATCTGGCCTGCGCGGCTGCGTACGCGGTCTCCGCGAAAGCCTGCAAGGATCAGGAGATCCGGAACAAGCTCCTGGAGTTCAAGGGCGACCACGACCGTCACGTCAGCGAGCTGTCCGAGGTGGTCCGCGACATGGGCGGGGAGCCGATCGAGCGCATCGACGCCAAGGGCATGCTGATCGAGGGATACACGATGCTCTCGTCGCAGGAGGACCGCACGGCCGTGCTCGCCATGAAGGGCAACGAGGAGCTGTCGAACAACGCCTATGCTTCGGCCCTCCAGGCGAATCTCCCGAACGAGATTCGCGAGATGGTGATGCGCAACTTCGAGGACGAGCGGCGCCACATGACGTGGCTGCGCGGCGCGGTCATCGTGCGTGGCTGGGACGTCGAGCAGCCCGAGATCCGCCAGCTCGCCGAGCAGGTGCGCAAGGCGGCCTGA